The following are encoded together in the Salinibacterium sp. UTAS2018 genome:
- a CDS encoding PTS sugar transporter subunit IIB has protein sequence MKIVTICGAGIGSSGVLKVNAERALKALDLEATVVAADVSTVRTVAADAQIILTSQEFVEAIGKTNADVIVIVNLFDTSELAQKLEDALG, from the coding sequence ATGAAGATCGTGACCATCTGTGGTGCTGGTATCGGCAGTTCCGGTGTTCTCAAAGTCAACGCCGAGCGGGCGCTGAAGGCTCTCGATCTCGAAGCCACTGTGGTGGCCGCCGATGTCAGCACCGTGCGCACCGTTGCCGCTGATGCCCAGATCATTCTCACGAGCCAAGAATTCGTCGAAGCGATCGGCAAGACGAACGCCGACGTCATCGTGATCGTCAATCTCTTCGATACGTCAGAGCTCGCCCAAAAACTCGAGGACGCCCTCGGTTAG